A part of Larkinella insperata genomic DNA contains:
- a CDS encoding CocE/NonD family hydrolase: MKMKLKIPFVRRLLALAVGTVLASPLLAQPLVNKQDSLFLAQNYTKMERMIPMRDGVKLFTSIYVPKNTSQKYPILLDRTPYSVAPYGEDKYKPSLGPSMLFARDGYIFVYQDVRGRWMSEGEFVAVRPHNPDKKRKTDVDESSDTYDSIDWLIKNLPNNNGRVGTWGISAPGFYTTLTAIDAHPALKAVSPQAPVTDWYMGDDRHHNGAFFLMGTFAFLSSYGKPRPVPTSKPSPGFSAYGTPDSYTFYRQVGPLSKINERFFNNENKIWQEMIDHPNYDEFWQARTPVPHLKNIKPAVMTVGGWFDQEDLYGPLKTYAGIESKNPKTKNILVMGPWIHGGWARGNGDALGNIKFGSQTAPYYREKIELAFFNHHLKDGPDPQLPEASIFLTGSNEWKQYSQWPPKESEERTIYLHTNGKLSFEAPKETEAVFDEYLSDPKKPVPYTNEVRIVRGSDFMYEDQRFAAARPDVLVYESEPLTEDVTITGNIMANLFVSTTGTDADFVVKLIDVYPDTTKATSPIPMTKMPGFQLMVRGEVMRAKFRNSFSKPEPLKPGEVTEVKFDMQDAAHTFRKGHKMMVQVQSSWFPLVDRNPQKFMNIYDATEADFQKATHRVYFSNKNPSHVKVRVLNKGI; encoded by the coding sequence ATGAAAATGAAGCTAAAAATACCGTTCGTTCGTAGACTCCTGGCGCTGGCCGTCGGGACGGTTCTGGCAAGTCCGCTGCTGGCCCAGCCGCTGGTCAATAAACAGGATTCACTGTTCCTCGCCCAGAATTACACCAAGATGGAGCGGATGATACCGATGCGCGACGGGGTGAAGCTGTTTACGTCGATCTACGTGCCCAAAAATACGTCACAGAAGTATCCGATTCTGTTGGACCGCACGCCCTACAGCGTGGCCCCGTACGGCGAAGACAAGTACAAGCCCTCGCTCGGGCCGTCGATGCTGTTTGCGAGAGATGGTTACATTTTTGTTTATCAGGACGTTCGTGGGCGCTGGATGTCGGAAGGGGAGTTTGTAGCCGTTCGCCCGCATAACCCCGACAAGAAGAGAAAAACGGATGTAGACGAGAGTTCGGACACTTACGATTCCATCGACTGGCTGATCAAGAACCTCCCGAACAACAACGGGCGCGTGGGCACCTGGGGCATTTCGGCACCCGGCTTTTACACGACCCTGACGGCCATTGACGCGCACCCGGCCCTGAAAGCGGTATCGCCCCAGGCACCCGTTACGGACTGGTACATGGGCGACGACCGGCACCACAACGGCGCGTTTTTCCTGATGGGCACGTTTGCTTTTCTGTCCTCCTACGGCAAGCCCCGGCCCGTGCCGACCTCCAAGCCCTCGCCCGGTTTCTCGGCCTACGGCACGCCCGATTCGTATACATTCTACCGGCAGGTCGGACCGCTTTCAAAAATCAACGAGCGGTTTTTCAACAACGAGAACAAAATCTGGCAGGAGATGATCGACCACCCGAATTACGATGAATTCTGGCAGGCCCGAACGCCGGTGCCGCACCTGAAAAACATCAAACCGGCGGTGATGACGGTGGGCGGCTGGTTTGATCAGGAAGACCTGTACGGGCCGCTTAAAACGTACGCAGGCATCGAAAGTAAAAACCCGAAGACGAAGAATATCCTGGTGATGGGTCCCTGGATTCACGGCGGCTGGGCGCGCGGCAACGGCGATGCGCTGGGGAATATTAAGTTTGGCTCCCAGACGGCCCCTTATTACCGGGAAAAAATTGAACTGGCGTTTTTCAATCACCACCTGAAAGACGGGCCCGATCCGCAACTGCCGGAAGCCTCGATTTTTCTGACGGGTTCCAACGAGTGGAAGCAATACAGCCAGTGGCCGCCCAAGGAGTCGGAGGAGCGCACTATCTACCTGCACACCAACGGCAAACTGTCGTTTGAAGCGCCAAAAGAAACCGAAGCGGTGTTTGATGAATACCTCAGCGATCCGAAAAAGCCGGTTCCGTACACCAACGAAGTCCGGATTGTCCGGGGCAGCGATTTCATGTACGAAGACCAGCGGTTTGCGGCTGCCCGCCCTGATGTACTGGTGTACGAATCCGAACCGTTGACCGAGGATGTGACCATTACCGGCAACATCATGGCGAACCTCTTTGTCTCGACAACCGGCACGGATGCTGATTTTGTGGTCAAACTGATCGATGTGTATCCCGACACCACCAAAGCCACCAGCCCGATACCGATGACGAAGATGCCCGGTTTTCAGTTGATGGTTCGGGGCGAGGTCATGCGGGCTAAATTCCGCAACAGCTTCTCGAAGCCGGAGCCGCTGAAGCCCGGTGAGGTTACGGAGGTGAAGTTTGACATGCAGGACGCGGCTCATACCTTCCGGAAAGGCCACAAAATGATGGTGCAGGTGCAAAGCTCGTGGTTTCCGCTGGTGGACCGCAATCCGCAGAAATTCATGAATATCTACGACGCCACAGAAGCCGACTTTCAGAAAGCCACGCACCGTGTTTATTTTTCCAACAAAAACCCGTCGCACGTGAAAGTGCGGGTGTTGAACAAAGGGATTTAG